ATGCTTGCAGCATCATCGGCAGCCAATTGTTCATCCATAGCGTCTGAAGTGAGGCTTTGTGTTTGGTTGGCGCCTTCTTGCCAATGCATGGCACTGTCACCCTTATTTGACCTGTCCACGAATGCGTCCGACACCTGCCCAGCTTCAACTTCCCTTGACTCAACCGGACTTGTTGCTTCAGCCTTTATCTCGGTTTCTAAAGCTTGGTCATTTGAAAGGATGGGGGCCTTAGCCTGTTCCACATGCGATTCAAGGGAGGTTGGTTCCGTGAGGGGAACTTCGCCTAAGTCAGGCCCAACAATTTCCGCATTCCGACTTGCCGGCACATCAAGGGGACGTCTCTTAGGCGGGTCTTGCATCTGATCGAAATAATCTAAATCCAAGATCACTTCTTCTTGAGTAGAGCGCTCCCGAGCAGCAGTCTGGGCTGGCGGTTCCTTAGCCGTGTAAGGTTCACTATAATGACGCTCTTCACCTCGAAAAGCCGGCTGATAATTTGCTTCAAAGCGCGGCGTTTGCTTGGGTTCATCCTCATCCAAAAAGGAAAATAACCGTTCCACACCCCATTTGCGTTTTCGAGGTGCCTTCTTTTCGACTGCTGGCTGGAAATCTTCCTGTTCAATATTCATCTCTTCCCAACTTTCTTCTACCTGAAGTTCCACTGACTCATCTTCTGAAGTAAATGTCCCTGCTTCCGGCCTTGCATTAAAAACAGTGCGGATACTTAAAAGCGAATTACCAAAGCCATAGACTAAACGTTTCAGTGATCTGCCGACGGCCTTCATTGATTCAACGAAGGCTTTATGAGGTATCTCTAAGAAGAGGAACAAGCCGATGGCAAAGACAAGGCCAGCAAGTAAATAACTGCCCCATTTGCCAAAGAGATACCCACACAATTCAAAGTACAAGGCTCCTAGCATCCCACCGCCTAAGACTTCATCGATTTGCGTTGCTAAAAGCTCATTGCGGAATATTTGAAAGGTTTCCTTAAAGATCGATTGATTCAAGAGATCAACCTGGGCAAATTGTTCGACATGTAAAAGCAACGTAATTGCCGAGAAAATCATAAAAGAGCCGATTCGCTTACGCCAGCCAATCGACGTATAGTATCCCTTAGCAATCAGTCCGCCAGCGAGATAGAGTAAGAAGACTAGCAACAAATCATACGCTTCACCTACCACCAGTCGCACAAGATTCGCAATGAGAATCCCTAAGAAACCCCATTGAAACAGTGCCAATAAGCATACAAAAGCAAGCACTAGCCCGATAACTAAATAGATTGCTGAGTAATCTTTCTTTTTCTGTTTTGCCATTTTTGCTCCTTTCTAAGTTTTTCTTATCTTGAGTATGATATAATAAACACCGTCTTTTAGTATAACACGCCCAGGTTTAATTTTCGAGGCGTAAAAGGAGCGAGTGTTCATGAATTCATATGAAATTTTAGTCAGTGGAAGGGTCCAAGGTGTAGGCTTCCGCATGTATGCCAAGCAGTTAGCTGACCGGCAGCAAGTATATGGAACCGTACGTAATTTAAGTGATGGCCATGTTAAAATTATCGCACAAACGGATTCAGCCGAGCAAATCCAGACATTCTGTCAGGCTTTAAAAGATATGCAACCGCGATATATGCGTATTGAAGACCTCACCTGCCAGTCAATTACCTTGGACAAGACTTACCAAGATTTCCAAATTGTGTATTAATTCCTACGGATTTCTTAAGAAAACAATTGCTATTTGTCCATGATTTTAATATAGTTAAATAACATGAAAATATTTGGAGTGAAATGTATGAAATCTACCACTAAACGTAAACTCTACTTGTTAGGTTTACTTTTCTTTGCCGCCCTCTTCTTAACAGGGTGTGTCTCTTATACCGAAACAGGTGAGCCTACTGGCTTTATCTATCAGTACCTTGGCTTACCTACGGCACGCTTACTCGACTGGCTTGCCAACCTCTTCTCAGGCAGCTATGGGATAGCTATTATAATCATCACAATTATTACCCGCTTGCTTATGATGCCGTCAAGTATTCGCATGACGCGCAATTCTATGATGACACAAGCAAAGATGAAGATTGCTCAACCGGAAATCAATGAAATCCAAGAGGAAATTCAAGCAACGAATGATCCTAATCTGCAAGCCGAGTTGAACAATGAATTAATGGCGGTATATAAGAAATACGACATTGATATGATGGGCAATATGTCCGGGTGCTTACCATTACTCATTCAAATGCCGATTATCTCTGCTGTTTATGCAGCGATTCGCTCATCCAAGAATATCCTGACAAGTACCTTCTTAGGTATTCCCCTGGGTGAACCGAGCCTCTTACTGACGGTCCTCGTAGTCCTCGTCTATTTACTGCAAAGCT
This region of Suicoccus acidiformans genomic DNA includes:
- a CDS encoding acylphosphatase yields the protein MNSYEILVSGRVQGVGFRMYAKQLADRQQVYGTVRNLSDGHVKIIAQTDSAEQIQTFCQALKDMQPRYMRIEDLTCQSITLDKTYQDFQIVY
- the yidC gene encoding membrane protein insertase YidC, with protein sequence MKSTTKRKLYLLGLLFFAALFLTGCVSYTETGEPTGFIYQYLGLPTARLLDWLANLFSGSYGIAIIIITIITRLLMMPSSIRMTRNSMMTQAKMKIAQPEINEIQEEIQATNDPNLQAELNNELMAVYKKYDIDMMGNMSGCLPLLIQMPIISAVYAAIRSSKNILTSTFLGIPLGEPSLLLTVLVVLVYLLQSWLSMKTMPQADNNQAAQTNKTMLLMNPLMFAWISYASAAGLALYFLAGGIFMVIQQAITNHVVKPRVERLITDEMEKYANQPKRKKKVRPNQATDGRIVPTKTQVKANKRRNEGRQQKRKK